The stretch of DNA ATCGGGAAAATATGTACGTAATTCCGACTGAAACCGAAGATTACGTGTTGAAACCGATGAATTGCCCTGGCCATATGCTCATCTATCGAACCCGGGTTCGTTCTTACCGCGACCTTCCCCTGCGTCTTGCCGAGTGGGGCACAGTGTACCGACTTGAGCGTTCGGGTGTACTCCACGGCATGATGCGGGTACGCGGTTTTACTCAGGACGACGCTCATATCTTCTGTACTGAGGAGCAGATCGAGGAGGAGGTGCACAGGGTCGTAACTCTGTCACTAAAGATGCTCCGGACGTTTGGCTTTGAGGACTTCAGGGTCGACCTTTCAGTCCGGGACCCACGGCACAAGGAGAAGTACATTGGTGAGGACCGGCAGTGGGACTTAGCTGAGCGGTCGCTGCTTTCTGTACTGGAGCGGCTCGGCCTACCGTTCACAAGGGCCGAAGGCGAAGCAGTATTCTACGGACCCAAGATTGACATCAAGCTGTCCGACTCACTGGGCCGTGAGTTCCAGTGTTCGACCTGCCAGTTCGACTTCAACGAAGGCCAGCGGTTTGATCTGTACTACATGGGCCAGGACGGCCAACACCATCCGGTGTATCTTGTCCACCGCACGGCCTTAGGCGGCATTGAGCGGTTCATGGGAATTCTGGTCGAGCACTACGCGGGTGCTTTCCCAACGTGGCTGGCACCGGTTCAGGTCAAGGTACTGACTGTGACCGACAAGGATACTACGTATGCACGGGAGGTTTTTGAGTGCCTGCATCGAGGAAAAATAAGAGTTGAAATTGACGAAAGAAATGATAAGATTGGCTACAAAATAGCTGAAGCCGAACGATTGAAGATACCTTACATGTTCGTGACTGGTGGCCGTGAGGCCCAGACCCGTACGGTCGCGGTTCGGAAGCGTGGCCGGACCGACCTCGGTCCAATGCCCTTAGAATCGGCACTGACTCTGGTTCAGGAGGACGCCAATAAACCGGGGTAAAGTACCCCGCGACGGGTTCTTGGGCCGGCCCAAGGTCAACGACCAGATCCGGGTGCCTTATGTGCGAGTCATCGGCCCGGACAAGTCGCCAATTGGCATTCTGCCCACGCGTGAAGCACTTGCGCTCGCGACGCGTCAGGGGCTCGACTTGGTGATGCTTGCACCGCTGGCTGACCCGCCGGTGTGCGGTATCATGGACTTCGGCCGGTACCTGTACGAACAGAAGGTGAAACTGAAGGAATCGAAGA from candidate division WOR-3 bacterium encodes:
- the thrS gene encoding threonine--tRNA ligase; translated protein: RENMYVIPTETEDYVLKPMNCPGHMLIYRTRVRSYRDLPLRLAEWGTVYRLERSGVLHGMMRVRGFTQDDAHIFCTEEQIEEEVHRVVTLSLKMLRTFGFEDFRVDLSVRDPRHKEKYIGEDRQWDLAERSLLSVLERLGLPFTRAEGEAVFYGPKIDIKLSDSLGREFQCSTCQFDFNEGQRFDLYYMGQDGQHHPVYLVHRTALGGIERFMGILVEHYAGAFPTWLAPVQVKVLTVTDKDTTYAREVFECLHRGKIRVEIDERNDKIGYKIAEAERLKIPYMFVTGGREAQTRTVAVRKRGRTDLGPMPLESALTLVQEDANKPG